From the genome of Mastacembelus armatus chromosome 5, fMasArm1.2, whole genome shotgun sequence:
TTAAGGAGGCCATCTAGGATCTTCTCTGAACCTGCCAAGAGCCTCCTCAGGTCATAGTTTTTCTTGTGTTCAAAGATGCGGGATATGCTGGCCTGGGTGAGCATGCTGATGATCTGATAGTACACATAGAGGAGCTCTCCACGCAGTTGCTGCTCAGACTGACGACTGCTGGAAACACACACCAGAACTAGAGGCCCTTTCTGTAAGAAGACCATAGTGTGCTCTTCTaatggaaggaaggaaggaaagacatCAGTAAATTATAACAATtaagaaaaatactgaatataaGAGTAAATACTGTATCTACAAACAATGCCCCTAGTGCTTGACATCTCTACACTGATAAATACTGACATCAACAcaagaaagtaaaaatgtagCATGCATTTCCAAGATAAGCATTGTAATTCAAAATATTACAACATGAATATAAATCAGTACTATAAATGCATTCAATTTCTCTTTGCTCATTGTATTTCAGATTCTCTATGGTGCAGCACTTTTGGTAAATAATCAACTTTCCCTCTATATTACATCATAGCTACTGTGATCACATTAATGCTCTCACCTGAGTAGACCGAGCGGATGATATTATCTCCACTTTGGACAAAGGACACCAGTGCCATCATGACTCCCATTGTCGATGACAGAGCCTCTTCACTGCCATATCGGGAATAAATGGGTTTGCCTGCTTCACTTAGCACAAAAACATGCTTCCTGTGCTTCCGCCAGCTATCAGCAGTCACATCCTCATCACGATGGGACATAAATGCAGGAGATTCCTGGGTGCCTGCCTCCAACAATGGAGATGACCGTCCCTTCACACCGATACCTTGCTCCTCCAGCTTGGCCTTGGCCAGCATTGTAACAACAAATTCCCCAGAGTCGCTCCGGTCATTGTCCATATCAccatcctctgtctctctgtcttctggCTGGGAGGATTCATTGCTCTGACACTcagagttttctgtttttgcagtcTCCAGCTTTTTTACCTGGTTAGAACTGATCTCTTCGTTCAGACCCTGCTCCTTTGGTGTAACATCTGACAGGTGCAAATCTGCAGACTTCTCTTTTTCAACAGCCACACTGTTTCCCTCCAGCAGATCAGGAAATGTGTGATTCCCCAAGAGGGAAAGAGAAGTTGCCAAGGTGTCAGCTAAAATGAAAACGTAATTAAATGATGAAATAGAAGATTAAAAAGAAGCTAAGACTTAAATTATAgcttgattttaaaatgatataattTATTTACCTGGTAGAATGGTTTCAGAGGGTGGATCATAAGTGTCCACACTCTGTACTGCTCCGTCTTGATGACTGTCTCTCTCCATGTTACCATCCCAGTCACTGCAgattaaaaacatcagaaatataCAGCTTTATAACGAATGTATTGTACATCAGTGTTGGACAGCATGCACCTCAAGTCTCTTATGAAAGGATCACTTATACTGGACTAGTGGTCAGGTCACATGATTACTGTGGAAACTGGTTACAGATGAGAACTGCAAGATTTAAGAGTGATTGCATGTTCCAGCAAGAAGGTTACACTACAGATAAACCAAAGTAACTTTAGTTAAGCTGCGGAGTTAACGTTGGGTTATTAATAGCTTAAGTTGCTTATgatgctaatgttagctcgCCTGCTAACTCTCAGATTACCGACAATGCTTCATTTCCCATCTCGATAAATGTTTGGCTGTGAATTCCGATGCAACCCGGTAAATACTGACTAGTTCTTGCAAAGCTAACACTATCCGCTAGCCAGCGACATTCACAGATCAATTCCATGGCCTTGGCTTAACAAGGAGCAGACAAGCAACCGTCAGTTAGAATAAGACAGATAAAGATAATCAATAAAACTTACAGGTTTTGTACCGTTGAAATGCTGGGTTGCGAATCGAATTTGCTACAATAACTTCATCAGCAACCCGGTTGCAAACGAGCTGTCAAGAATGAGAAGCAGAAAACAAATTTTCCTCTTACCACAGCAGACATCCGGAATCTCTGATGACAAGTACAGCTGACCAATCAGCGGCTCGCTGAGCTGAGGGGGTTGACCCGCCCTCTCCGTGTACGTTACACTGCGTGAGATAGCAACGTAAGTGTTAGCGAGGTAAGCTAAATACACAAAGTATTTTAGAGTCATTTAATGTTCGGGTTTACTAAAAGCTATAACTAGTAAAAGTGTGAGTTGTATCGGTTTCTGCAATAAGAGTTTAAACATTGACGGTCACCTGCCTTCTCGGCGCAAATACTTTGATATTAAGCTAACGAGCTACGTGGCCCCGTTTTTACTCTTAACGCTGAAGAAATCCGAGAAATGAAAAACGTAAAGAGGAATAACAATCATCGTAATGTCCCGGTCCACTAACAATGAAGCGTGCACTTTAGGCGAAGGAGAAATGTAAAACTACTTTAAGGATACGCAAGTTGCAAGCCAGCAGGGTTGCGTCATATTACGTCATTGTCTCCACTCGTAAACATCCAAACGGCAGAGATGGCGACCAGGATGTCTGCTACATAACACAGGCgatgttttttaaaagatacaACGGATACAAGGTTAACCGTGTTGATTTGACACCAGCTGGATAATCAGACACAATGGAAGAACCTTGGGATTTTGAGTTTCTGTCCCGTATCGCTGATGGCTGCTTGTCGTTTCTCTCCGAGTTTGTTGACGACTGGCTCGCCAACGACATGAGAGCCTCCATCTTTAAGATCTTACTAAGCTGGTTAATTTTTAGTCTTATCGCAATTCACTTTGCATGGAAGGTCTACGGGAGCACGGTGAACGATATGTATTATCGACAAGGTGAGTTTCTTCACATCAGATTGTAACTCGCTCTAGCTACGTTAGCTTAGAGCAGTGGTCTCCAACCCCTGGTCCTTGAATACTAttgtcttgcttgttttccaactatccctgccctacccactgctgattacctggatcaggtgtgttcagccaatcagaaactggaagggcagggatactTGGAAAACCTGCAGTACAGTAGTTCTCGAGGACCAAGGTTGAAGACCACTGGCTTTGATCTACCTAATCCCCGCCTGTTTGTGTTTACGTTCAGGGACTGGACAGAACGGAGGCACACCGGACACAGCTCCTCACCTGAGTGGATGGTAAGTGTCCGTGCATCCGTGTCGTTTCAAGCAGGTCTGGCAGGTGCGATTGTAGCATCAGTCTTAGGGGTGCTCAGCCCCCAAGGACAATGTGCATTTATACACCTGGTGACTAAACCCTGCTCTTTCCCCTTGTCCTAAAAAACGTATATCCTTCTATGAAAGAACAGATTTTCAGTTATGGAGGGTTTGACCAATGCCTGAattcactgtccataaatgtaTCAATAAACTATTCGTGTAACTGTATAGGAAATATGTGTAATTACATCATAAAAACTGTATGCAACTTAGCAGTACTTTGTGGTTTTGCCATGTCGAGCAAAGTTACCcttatgtttattgttttctctcatttgttaatgaagaatTATAATTGCACTGCTTTATAATACCACACACTGTTGCTATTTCATAGCACTAAACtaataaagtgcatcagttacCTGATAAGTACACTAAGGTTGTTTGACAATATTCACACTATGGAactgtaaccacacactttctaagtTAAGCGTAATAACGACCCAATGTTCACAGTCAGCAGCTGTATTTGCTTTGTGCTTGAGCACCCTTAAAAGGGGTCAAAAATTGCCCCTGAGTACTGGTGCTCTGTATCCTCATTTTAGTTGCATCATCATTAGTGCAAGCagcactcttttttttttttttagtgtatcCCATTCATTTAGAGCCGACTCCCCTGGAAGGCAGATGATTGATCAGTCTTAATTTTTAATGGATATCTAAAATATGTTCTCTCTTCAGAGGCTCCAACATATATCAccgctatatatatataactatataaaaGGTGTATTAGTGTTATAGATAATCATACTACAataatgttattgttttgttagtaataacaattttatttttgcagggAAAGCAAAGCAGGAGATACTCCAAAAAGCCACCGAGATTAACAAGGACTTTTTTCCAAGTGGGAACTGTAGTGTGTACATCTCATTGCGTCAAAGCTTTCTGGAAAGCATCATCTTCTATGAATTAAAGATGGAAGCACGTTTTAGTGACTAAAATCTCTGTTATGGCTTTTAATGCATATTGGCAGCATCACCGTGACATCAACTCTGTAAATCATACTGTGCTGTAAGATATTAGTTTTGGCCTGTTTGCTTTGCTCACTGGAAAGGATTTTATTCTGCATAAAATCTGTTGGCATCATggtcatttatttacattt
Proteins encoded in this window:
- the tcta gene encoding T-cell leukemia translocation-altered gene protein homolog, with translation MEEPWDFEFLSRIADGCLSFLSEFVDDWLANDMRASIFKILLSWLIFSLIAIHFAWKVYGSTVNDMYYRQGTGQNGGTPDTAPHLSGWESKAGDTPKSHRD